In Fusobacterium canifelinum, a genomic segment contains:
- a CDS encoding amidohydrolase, with the protein MYADIIIKNAKCITVNNKKVFEWLAIKDEKIIAIDNGEKYNSLISKTTIILDAKGKSVLPGFIDSHFHLVQTAMNEEGVNLHNVSTFEEIGKKIKKANSKSKESIFGVRLEKENLQEKKFPDRKVLDKFSDDTPIWINNLDYQVSILNTYGLLYYKIPFRIDGIELDEKGAPTGIFRGKANATLRTNILNSYSNKNREENIRKLIPKLLKVGLTTVNAMEGGYMYSDKDANFIYEHIADFPIDIVLFYQCLDLDKVREKKLKRIGGSLYIDGTMGARTAALTFEYNDKPGEMGRLIFSQKELNVFVEECYINKLQLSLYTIGDRAIEIALNAHEYALEKTGIKGLRHRMEHVELASLSQIKRAKNLGIIFSMNPTYERYWGGPNKMYSERLGKRYVETNKFREIIDSGLTLCGGSDSDVCDYNPFVGIHSAVNHPVKKHRISLYEAIKMYTINGAYAIFEENNKGSLEIGKLADIIILDTDIFEINTESIDKVKVLCTIKSGKILYNTI; encoded by the coding sequence ATGTATGCAGATATAATCATAAAAAATGCAAAATGTATAACTGTAAATAATAAAAAAGTCTTTGAATGGTTAGCTATAAAAGATGAAAAAATAATTGCTATTGACAATGGCGAAAAATATAATTCTCTTATAAGTAAAACTACAATTATTTTAGATGCAAAAGGAAAAAGTGTTTTACCAGGATTTATAGATAGTCATTTTCACCTTGTACAAACTGCAATGAATGAAGAAGGAGTAAACCTTCATAATGTTAGTACATTTGAAGAAATAGGAAAAAAAATTAAAAAAGCTAATTCAAAATCAAAAGAAAGCATTTTTGGAGTTAGACTAGAAAAAGAAAATCTGCAAGAAAAAAAATTCCCAGATAGAAAAGTTTTAGATAAATTTTCAGATGATACTCCAATTTGGATAAATAATTTAGATTACCAAGTTAGTATTTTAAATACCTATGGACTTTTATATTATAAAATTCCTTTTCGTATAGATGGAATAGAATTGGATGAAAAAGGAGCTCCAACAGGCATATTTAGAGGAAAAGCAAACGCAACTTTGAGGACAAATATATTAAATAGTTATTCAAATAAAAATAGAGAAGAAAATATTAGAAAACTCATACCAAAACTACTTAAAGTAGGCCTAACAACTGTAAATGCCATGGAAGGTGGCTATATGTATAGTGATAAAGATGCAAACTTTATATATGAACATATAGCTGACTTTCCAATAGATATTGTTTTATTTTATCAATGTCTTGATTTAGACAAGGTAAGAGAAAAAAAATTGAAAAGAATAGGAGGGAGCCTTTATATAGATGGTACAATGGGTGCTAGAACGGCTGCACTAACTTTTGAATATAATGATAAACCAGGAGAAATGGGACGATTAATTTTTTCACAAAAAGAACTTAATGTATTTGTAGAAGAATGTTATATAAATAAATTACAACTTTCTTTATATACTATTGGTGATAGAGCTATAGAAATCGCTTTAAATGCCCATGAATATGCATTAGAAAAGACAGGAATCAAAGGTTTAAGACATCGGATGGAACATGTTGAACTGGCTAGTCTTTCACAAATAAAAAGAGCCAAAAACTTAGGAATAATATTTTCTATGAATCCAACTTATGAAAGATATTGGGGTGGTCCAAATAAAATGTATTCTGAAAGATTAGGTAAAAGATATGTGGAAACAAATAAATTTCGAGAAATTATAGATAGTGGTCTAACTTTATGTGGTGGTTCTGATAGTGATGTCTGCGACTATAATCCCTTTGTGGGAATTCATTCAGCTGTCAATCATCCTGTTAAAAAACATAGAATAAGTTTGTATGAAGCCATAAAAATGTATACTATAAATGGAGCTTATGCAATTTTTGAAGAAAATAATAAAGGAAGTTTAGAGATTGGGAAATTAGCTGATATCATAATTTTGGATACAGATATTTTTGAAATTAACACAGAAAGTATTGATAAAGTAAAAGTTCTATGTACAATAAAATCTGGAAAAATTCTTTATAATACAATCTAA
- a CDS encoding AfsR/SARP family transcriptional regulator, translating to MLDIKFLGKVIIEYDGIDITDKFSAKTKALLSLLILNKDKSLNREKIISYLWPDSSEDSGRFNLRFNLWQLRNIIGLDENGNKFLHTGRSHCSINANYRYNCDIIDIKTFNLKENVTIKKLEELRKKFNGEFFEGFYFKNCNDFNESIILERSYFEEQKIKILLKLVSLYEIEKNYEKCNEILKELINIEPYDEEIALRILEIYEKNGKRSSAILFYEDFKKKFMTFLGIQPSEELEKKYLEIKSKDISKEKIDNKNKLTFKNKNELLLETHCVGEIEYYWTNNLLDKILENINISNYLNEKEIKDLGYINIKLFTDTLLMVPPKVRIINILLKLLEKLSDEYNLIIKIIHIEKIDYISKIFLEEIKRRDFITIKE from the coding sequence ATGTTAGATATAAAATTTCTTGGAAAAGTAATAATAGAGTATGATGGAATAGATATAACAGATAAATTTTCTGCTAAAACAAAAGCACTTTTAAGTTTATTAATACTGAATAAGGACAAATCTCTAAATAGAGAAAAAATCATTTCGTATCTTTGGCCAGATAGCTCTGAAGATTCTGGGAGATTTAATCTTCGTTTTAATCTATGGCAACTTAGAAATATAATAGGTTTAGATGAAAATGGTAATAAATTTTTACATACTGGAAGAAGTCATTGTAGTATAAATGCAAACTACAGGTATAACTGTGACATTATAGATATAAAAACATTTAATTTAAAAGAAAATGTGACTATTAAAAAATTAGAAGAATTAAGAAAAAAATTTAATGGTGAATTTTTTGAAGGTTTTTATTTTAAAAACTGTAATGATTTTAATGAAAGTATAATTCTAGAAAGAAGCTATTTTGAAGAACAGAAAATAAAAATTTTATTAAAATTAGTTTCTTTATATGAAATAGAGAAAAACTATGAAAAATGTAATGAAATTCTAAAAGAATTAATAAATATAGAACCTTATGATGAAGAAATTGCATTAAGAATTTTAGAAATCTATGAAAAAAATGGAAAAAGAAGTTCAGCAATATTGTTCTATGAAGACTTTAAGAAAAAATTTATGACATTTCTAGGAATACAACCATCTGAAGAATTAGAAAAAAAGTATTTAGAGATAAAATCAAAAGATATTTCAAAAGAAAAAATTGATAATAAAAATAAGTTAACATTTAAAAATAAAAATGAACTACTATTAGAAACTCATTGTGTTGGAGAAATTGAATACTATTGGACAAATAATCTTTTAGATAAAATTCTAGAAAATATAAATATCAGTAACTATCTAAATGAGAAAGAAATAAAAGACTTAGGCTATATAAATATCAAGCTTTTTACTGATACATTGTTAATGGTTCCTCCCAAGGTTAGAATTATAAATATTCTATTAAAACTATTAGAAAAATTATCGGATGAGTATAATTTAATAATTAAAATTATCCATATAGAAAAAATAGATTATATTTCTAAAATATTTTTAGAAGAAATAAAAAGAAGAGACTTTATTACAATCAAAGAATAA
- the hemA gene encoding glutamyl-tRNA reductase, producing the protein MLDLENIIVIGISHENLSLLEREDFMRTRPKYIIEKLYKDKKINAYINLSTCLRTEFYIELNSNINTDEIKKLFSVDMVVKSGMKAIEYLFKVSCGFYSVIKGEDQILAQVKGAHAEALENEHSSKFLNIIFNKAIELGKKFRTKSRIAHNALSLEAISLKFIKSKFPNIEDKNIFILGIGELAQDILTLLTKEQLKNIYITNRTYHKAEQIKKKFDIINIVDYKEKYKEMIEADVIISATSAPHIVVEYDKFRPKMKEDKDYLFIDLAVPRDVDERLANFKNIEIQNLDDIWEVYNQNSINRDKLLEDYSYLIDEQMEKLIKSLNYYKEEKTDIFFQNTAQ; encoded by the coding sequence ATGTTAGACTTAGAAAATATTATTGTTATAGGTATTTCTCATGAGAATTTATCTTTACTTGAAAGAGAAGATTTTATGAGAACAAGACCAAAATATATTATTGAAAAACTATATAAAGATAAAAAAATAAATGCCTATATAAATTTATCAACTTGTCTTAGAACAGAATTCTATATTGAATTAAATTCAAACATAAATACAGATGAAATTAAAAAACTATTTTCAGTAGATATGGTTGTAAAAAGTGGAATGAAAGCTATTGAGTATTTATTTAAAGTGAGTTGTGGATTTTACTCAGTGATAAAAGGTGAGGATCAAATCTTAGCCCAAGTTAAAGGAGCTCATGCTGAAGCACTTGAAAATGAACATAGCTCAAAATTTCTAAATATTATTTTCAATAAAGCAATAGAATTAGGTAAGAAATTTAGAACAAAATCTAGGATAGCTCATAATGCACTATCATTGGAAGCAATATCTTTAAAATTTATAAAATCTAAATTTCCTAACATAGAAGATAAAAATATTTTTATTTTAGGTATTGGAGAACTTGCACAAGATATTTTAACTTTACTAACAAAAGAACAGCTAAAAAATATCTATATAACAAATAGAACTTATCACAAAGCAGAACAGATTAAAAAGAAATTTGATATTATAAATATAGTTGACTATAAAGAAAAATATAAAGAAATGATAGAAGCTGATGTAATCATATCTGCTACTTCAGCTCCACATATAGTTGTTGAATATGATAAATTTAGACCAAAAATGAAAGAAGATAAAGACTATCTTTTTATTGATTTAGCAGTTCCAAGAGATGTTGATGAAAGACTTGCTAATTTTAAAAACATAGAAATTCAGAATTTAGATGATATTTGGGAAGTTTATAATCAAAATTCAATAAACAGAGATAAACTTTTAGAAGATTATTCATACTTAATCGATGAGCAAATGGAAAAATTAATAAAGTCACTAAATTATTATAAAGAAGAAAAAACAGATATATTTTTTCAAAATACAGCACAATAG
- the hemC gene encoding hydroxymethylbilane synthase, with translation MKKNIIIGSRGSILALAQANLVKNKLEKNYPNLSFEIKEIVTSGDKDLKSNWENSDVSLKSFFTKEIEQELLDGDIDIAVHSMKDMPAISPKGLICGAIPDREDPRDVLVSKNGFLVTLPQGAKIGTSSLRRAMNLKAVRPDFEIKHLRGNIHTRLKKLETEDYDAIVLAAAGLKRTGFADKITEYLNGEVFPPAPAQGVLYIQCRENDEEIKEILKSIHNEAVAKIIEIEREFSKIFDGGCHTPMGCYSQINGDKIKFTAVYSDEGKQIKVVVEDDLAKGKEIAYMAAEVIKEKINKENIQ, from the coding sequence ATGAAAAAAAATATTATAATTGGTAGTAGAGGAAGTATATTAGCTCTTGCTCAAGCCAATCTTGTAAAAAATAAATTAGAGAAAAATTATCCTAATTTAAGTTTTGAAATAAAAGAAATAGTAACAAGTGGAGATAAAGATTTAAAATCAAATTGGGAAAATAGTGATGTTTCTTTAAAAAGTTTTTTTACTAAGGAAATAGAGCAAGAATTATTAGATGGTGATATAGATATTGCAGTTCATTCTATGAAAGATATGCCTGCTATATCACCTAAGGGCTTAATTTGTGGAGCTATTCCAGATAGAGAAGACCCCAGAGATGTATTAGTTTCAAAAAATGGTTTTTTAGTAACTTTACCTCAAGGAGCTAAAATTGGAACAAGTTCACTAAGAAGAGCAATGAATTTGAAAGCAGTAAGACCTGATTTTGAGATAAAACATTTAAGAGGAAATATTCATACAAGACTTAAAAAGTTAGAAACAGAAGATTATGATGCAATAGTTTTAGCTGCTGCTGGACTTAAGAGAACAGGATTTGCAGATAAAATTACAGAGTATCTAAATGGAGAAGTATTTCCACCTGCACCTGCACAAGGTGTTTTATACATTCAATGTAGAGAAAATGATGAAGAAATAAAAGAAATTTTAAAATCTATCCATAATGAAGCTGTTGCAAAGATTATTGAGATAGAAAGAGAATTTTCTAAAATTTTTGATGGAGGTTGTCACACTCCTATGGGATGTTATTCTCAAATAAATGGAGATAAAATAAAATTTACTGCTGTCTATTCGGATGAAGGAAAACAAATAAAAGTTGTTGTGGAAGATGATTTAGCAAAAGGAAAAGAAATTGCATATATGGCAGCTGAGGTAATTAAGGAGAAAATAAATAAAGAAAATATTCAATAA
- a CDS encoding DNA-3-methyladenine glycosylase I, with amino-acid sequence MKKIIRCDWANKSELEQKYHDEEWGIPVHDDKKLFKMLILEGKQAGLSWTTVLSKMETLCKAFDDFDPKIIVKYDDKKIEDLLKNEGVIRNKLKINAVITNAKEYFKLCEEFGSLDKYLWAYVDNKPIKNSWTKIEEVPAKTELSDKISKDLKKRGFKFVGSTIIYAFMQAVGMVNDHLVTCSFYNKSEEKK; translated from the coding sequence ATGAAAAAAATAATAAGATGTGATTGGGCAAATAAAAGTGAATTGGAACAAAAATATCATGATGAAGAGTGGGGTATTCCTGTTCATGATGATAAAAAACTTTTTAAAATGTTAATTTTAGAGGGAAAACAAGCTGGTTTAAGTTGGACTACTGTTCTTTCTAAAATGGAGACTTTATGTAAAGCATTTGATGATTTTGATCCTAAGATTATTGTCAAATATGATGATAAAAAAATAGAAGATCTTTTAAAAAATGAGGGAGTAATAAGAAATAAATTAAAGATAAATGCTGTTATTACTAATGCTAAGGAATATTTTAAACTTTGTGAAGAGTTTGGTTCATTAGATAAATATTTATGGGCTTATGTAGATAATAAACCTATAAAAAATTCTTGGACTAAGATTGAAGAAGTCCCAGCTAAAACAGAGTTATCAGATAAAATAAGTAAAGATTTAAAAAAGAGAGGTTTTAAATTTGTGGGAAGTACCATAATCTATGCTTTTATGCAAGCAGTGGGAATGGTAAATGACCATTTAGTAACTTGTTCTTTTTATAATAAATCAGAGGAGAAAAAATGA
- the cobA gene encoding uroporphyrinogen-III C-methyltransferase, translated as MKKGKAYIIGAGPGDFELLTLKAKRIIENADCIVYDRLISEDILKLAKKDAELIYLGKGNTEGGLIQDEINQTLVNKCLEGKNVARVKGGDPFVFGRGGEEIEALFKNKIEFEVVPGITSSISVPAYAGIPVTHRGLARSFHIFTGHTMENGKWHNFENIAKLEGTLVFLMGVKNLDLIVNDLIKHGKNSKTPVAIIEKGATKNQRVTVGNLENILELVEKNKITPPAITIIGEVVNLRETFKWFESEKLAKKILVTRDKKQAVEMSENISKRGGIPVELPFIEIENLKIDLKDLEKYKAILFNSPNGVKAFFENIKDIRCLANIKIGAVGIKTKEILEKYKIVPDFVPDEYLVDRLAEDVVKYTDENDNILIVTSDISPCDTDKYISLYKRNYEKVVAYNTKKLKVNREKVLETLKDVDIITFLSSSTVEAFYESLDGDFFILGDKKIASIGPMTSETIRRLGMKVDYEAEKYTANGVLDVIFGV; from the coding sequence ATGAAAAAAGGAAAAGCATATATAATTGGAGCAGGACCAGGGGATTTTGAGCTATTAACATTGAAAGCTAAAAGAATTATTGAGAATGCAGATTGTATTGTATATGATAGATTAATTAGTGAAGATATATTAAAACTTGCTAAAAAAGATGCAGAACTTATATATCTTGGAAAAGGAAATACTGAGGGAGGTTTAATTCAAGATGAAATAAATCAAACTCTTGTAAATAAATGTCTTGAAGGAAAAAATGTTGCTAGAGTAAAAGGTGGAGATCCTTTTGTCTTTGGTAGAGGTGGAGAAGAAATTGAAGCCTTATTCAAAAATAAAATAGAATTTGAAGTTGTACCAGGGATAACTTCTTCTATATCTGTACCAGCCTATGCAGGAATACCTGTAACACATAGAGGACTTGCAAGATCTTTTCATATTTTTACAGGGCATACTATGGAAAATGGAAAGTGGCATAATTTTGAAAATATTGCAAAATTAGAGGGAACATTAGTTTTTTTAATGGGAGTTAAAAATTTAGATTTAATAGTTAATGATTTAATTAAACATGGTAAGAATAGTAAAACTCCTGTTGCCATTATAGAAAAGGGTGCAACTAAAAATCAAAGAGTGACAGTTGGAAACTTAGAAAATATTTTAGAGCTTGTTGAAAAAAATAAAATAACTCCTCCTGCAATAACTATAATTGGAGAAGTAGTTAATTTAAGAGAAACTTTTAAATGGTTTGAAAGTGAAAAACTTGCTAAAAAAATCTTGGTAACAAGAGATAAAAAACAAGCTGTTGAAATGTCTGAAAATATTTCTAAAAGAGGAGGAATTCCTGTTGAATTACCTTTTATAGAAATAGAAAATTTAAAGATTGATTTAAAAGATTTAGAAAAGTATAAGGCTATTCTATTTAATTCACCTAATGGAGTAAAAGCATTCTTTGAAAATATAAAAGATATAAGATGTTTAGCAAATATTAAAATTGGAGCTGTTGGGATTAAAACTAAGGAAATTTTAGAAAAATATAAAATAGTTCCAGATTTTGTCCCTGATGAATATTTAGTGGATAGACTAGCAGAAGATGTAGTTAAATATACAGATGAAAATGATAATATTTTAATAGTTACTTCTGATATTTCTCCTTGTGATACTGATAAATATATTTCTTTATATAAAAGAAATTATGAAAAAGTTGTAGCTTATAATACAAAAAAATTAAAAGTTAATAGAGAGAAAGTTCTTGAAACCTTAAAAGATGTAGACATTATAACTTTTTTAAGTTCATCAACAGTAGAAGCTTTTTATGAAAGTTTAGATGGAGATTTCTTTATTTTAGGAGATAAGAAGATTGCCTCTATTGGTCCTATGACAAGTGAAACTATAAGAAGATTAGGAATGAAAGTAGATTATGAGGCTGAAAAATATACAGCTAATGGTGTACTTGATGTGATATTTGGAGTATAG